The Populus alba chromosome 6, ASM523922v2, whole genome shotgun sequence genome contains a region encoding:
- the LOC118048365 gene encoding protein fluG — MEFSELREAIEKVGLVDAHAHNIVALDSSFSFINAFTEATGTAALSFAPHSLSFKRNVREIAELYGCENSLKGVEEYRRSSGLESSSLKCFEAARISALLIDDGLKLDEKLGIEWHRSLAPFVGRILRIETLAEEILDSEIPDGWTLDKFTEAFVTKLKSVADKIVGLKSIAAYRSGLEINTNVARKDAEKGLTEVLRDGNPTRIANKSLIDYIFTMSLEVSLSFDLPMQIHTGFGDKDLDLRLSNPLHLRMLLEDERFSKCRVVLLHASYPFSKEASYLASVYPQVYLDFGLAIPKLSVQGMISSVKELLELAPIKKVMFSTDGYAFPETYYLGAKKARECLFSVLRDACIDGDLTLAEAIEAAKDIFALNAIKFYKINVDANAFSSKDTVSVNPVKIESRALENSSSLVRVLWVDTSGQHRCRAVPLKRFNDIVRKNGVGLTHASMAMCSATDGPADETGLTGVGEIRLVPDVTTRKKIPWMERQEMVLADMHLRPGEPWEYCPREALRRVLKVLKDEFNLVMDAGFENEFVLLKSVSWEGKEEWVPIDSTPYCSTAAFDAASPILDEIVGALHSLDITVEQLHAEAGKGQFELAMGHTTCPLSADNLIYTREVIRAIARKHGLLATFVPKLALDDIGSGSHVHISLLRNGENVFMASGGSSKHGISSIGEEFMAGVLHHLPSILAFTAPIPNSYHRIQPNTWSGAYQCWGKENREAPLRTACPPGIIDGLVSNFEIKSFDACANPYLGLAAIGAAGIDGLRKHLRLPEPIDKNPSLCANLSRLPQSLTESLEALKKDSVLEDLIGEKLLVAIKGVRKAEIDYYSQNKEAYKQLIHRY, encoded by the exons atggaGTTTTCAGAGTTAAGAGAAGCAATAGAGAAGGTGGGATTAGTAGACGCTCATGCTCACAACATTGTAGCTCTcgattcttcattttctttcatcaatGCATTCACTGAAGCCACTGGCACCGCTGCCTTGTCCTTCGCCCCTCACTCCCTCTCCTTCAAG AGAAATGTGAGGGAGATTGCGGAGCTGTATGGCTGTGAGAACTCATTGAAAGGTGTTGAAGAATATCGCAGATCGTCAGGGTTGGAATCTAGCAGCTTGAAATGCTTTGAAGCTGCGAGGATATCTGCTTTATTGATTGACGATGGACTGAAATTGGACGAGAAGCTTGGTATTGAGTGGCACAGGAGTTTGGCTCCTTTTGTTGGTCGAATTTTGAGAATTGAAACCTTAGCTGAGGAAATTCTTGATAGT GAGATACCAGATGGCTGGACACTGGACAAGTTCACAGAAGCTTTTGTTACAAAATTGAAAT CAGTTGCTGATAAGATAGTTGGTTTGAAAAGCATAGCTGCATACCGCAGTGGTCTAGAAATCAATACAAATGTTGCTAGAAAAGATGCTGAGAAAGGCCTCACTGAAGTTTTACGTG ATGGGAACCCTACTCGCATAGCAAACAAAAGCCTTATCGACTATATTTTCACGATGAGTCTAGAGGTTTCTCTAAGCTTTGACTTGCCGATGCAGATACACACCGg TTTTGGAGACAAAGATTTGGATTTACGGTTGTCCAATCCCCTTCATCTTCGAATGCTTCTTGAGGATGAGAGATTTTCCAAGTGTCGAGTTGTTCTCTTACATGCATCATACCCATTTTCAAAGGAAGCATCATACCTTGCCTCTGTTTATCCCCAG GTGTACCTTGACTTTGGATTGGCTATTCCTAAACTCAGTGTCCAAGGCATGATATCTTCTGTCAAAGAACTTTTGGAATTAGCCCCAATAAAGAAG GTTATGTTCAGCACAGATGGCTATGCATTTCCTGAAACTTACTACTTAG GTGCAAAGAAAGCACGCGAATGTTTATTTTCTGTTCTACGTGATGCTTGCATTGATGGTGATCTCACGTTAGCTGAAGCTATTGAAGCAGCTAAAGACATTTTTGCTCTAAATGCTATTAAGTTTTACAAGATTAATGTGGATGCAAATGCTTTTAGTTCAAAGGATACTGTTTCTGTCAACCCTGTGAAGATTGAGAGTAGAGCTCTAGAAAATAGCAGTTCGCTTGTTCGTGTCTTGTGGGTTGACACCTCTGGACAGCACCGATGTCgt GCTGTTCCATTAAAGCGCTTCAATGACATTGTTAGGAAGAATGGTGTTGGCTTGACTCATGCATCTATGGCGATGTGTTCAGCTACTGATGGTCCAGCAGATGAGACTGGTCTTACTGGAGTGGGTGAGATCAGACTTGTGCCTGACGTAACAACCAGAAAGAAAATTCCATG GATGGAACGACAGGAAATGGTTTTGGCTGACATGCATCTTAGACCTGGTGAACCTTGGGAATATTGCCCAAGAGAGGCCTTACGAAgggttttaaaagttttgaaggATGAGTTCAACTTG GTAATGGATGCAGGTTTTGAAAATGAGTTTGTGCTCTTGAAGAGTGTATCATG GGAAGGGAAAGAGGAATGGGTGCCCATTGACTCAACTCCCTACTGCTCTACAGCAGCATTTGATGCAGCTTCCCCTATACTTGATGAAATAGTTGGTGCTCTTCATTCCTTGGATATTACAGTGGAGCAG TTACATGCAGAAGCTGGGAAAGGTCAGTTTGAATTGGCCATGGGACACACAACCTGCCCACTCTCTGCTGACAACTTAATATATACCCGTGAAGTTATTAGGGCTATTGCAAGGAAACATGGATTATTGGCAACTTTTGTTCCAAA GCTTGCATTAGATGACATTGGTTCTGGATCCCATGTGCACATTAGTTTGTTGAGAAATGGAGAAAATGTTTTTATGGCATCTGGTGGATCTTCCAAGCATGGGATATCGAGCATTGGAGAGGAGTTTATGGCTGGGGTTTTGCATCATCTTCCTTCAATTTTGGCCTTCACAGCACCAATTCCAAATAG TTATCATCGAATACAACCAAACACATGGAGTGGAGCATACCAGTGTTGGGGAAAAGAAAACAGGGAAGCTCCATTAAGAACTGCTTGCCCACCTGGTATCATAGATGGTTTGGTGAGCAACTTTGAAATTAAATCTTTCGATGCATGTGCAAATCCATACTTGGGCTTGGCTGCTATAGGGGCTGCTGGCATAGATGGCCTTAGAAAGCATCTTCGTCTGCCTGAACCTATTG ATAAAAACCCTTCTCTCTGTGCAAACCTTTCTAGATTGCCTCAATCACTTACTGAATCTCTAGAAGCTCTTAAGAAAGACAGTGTGTTGGAGGATCTTATTGGGGAAAAGCTTTTGGTTGCTATAAAAGGAGTTCGCAAG GCGGAGATTGACTATTACTCCCAGAATAAGGAAGCATACAAGCAATTGATACACCGTTATTAG